A DNA window from Macadamia integrifolia cultivar HAES 741 chromosome 4, SCU_Mint_v3, whole genome shotgun sequence contains the following coding sequences:
- the LOC122077332 gene encoding uncharacterized protein LOC122077332: MASKVSKKSITTAIAIADAATWYCSLLLVALILFGSVRDSSNTEESVRGKQFLNQPCDEIYVVGEGETLHTISDKCNDPYIVERNPHIHDPDDVFPGLVIKITPAFNPITAKLQR, translated from the coding sequence ATGGCTTCCAAAGTCTCAAAGAAATCAATAACAACAGCAATAGCCATAGCCGATGCAGCTACCTGGTACTGCTCTCTTCTCCTTGTAGCTCTCATCTTGTTTGGTTCTGTGAGGGATAGTTCAAACACAGAAGAGTCAGTGAGAGGGAAACAGTTCTTGAACCAGCCCTGTGATGAAATTTATGTTGTTGGAGAAGGTGAGACTCTTCACACCATCAGTGACAAGTGTAACGACCCTTATATAGTTGAAAGGAATCCTCATATCCATGACCCTGATGATGTCTTCCCTGGACTCGTCATCAAGATCACTCCTGCTTTTAATCCAATCACTGCCAAGTTACAGAGGTAG